In Campylobacter concisus, one genomic interval encodes:
- a CDS encoding sulfate adenylyltransferase has product MLARKNSEISINTEVFGALELIKNKILSDYDSLMDDEQIKEVSKKGYFNGEPMPYSFGFAPFGELNQNIASKLVPGQKVNLNLDGKIVGHINVAKVFKFDESMRAKNIFLANEASNDKELNLGKYGISGEFELYDESMQISKNALNDLIKEDGAKKITAVFLTADPFNRAHERLVRMTIDKADLVIIFLIRTREEKHVDYEIRKQVLDYFIQNYLPIKKVFVFALKNTTLFSSHANPTLECIAASRFGANKLVIGQNHSGIGMFFDHNEAHTILDIYKNDLNLEVIVLPELVYCNKCKTLVSTKSCPHGQHHQIKYHPDVIKELLFNGIMPPAILVRPEISALVLSKLFTNRFKDVQKLCDDLFVNSGLLENKTDRDFYEELMKLYQTSSMT; this is encoded by the coding sequence ATGTTAGCAAGAAAAAATAGCGAAATTTCAATCAATACCGAAGTTTTTGGTGCTTTGGAGCTAATAAAAAATAAAATTCTCTCAGATTATGACTCGCTGATGGACGATGAACAGATAAAAGAGGTGAGCAAAAAAGGCTATTTTAATGGCGAGCCGATGCCGTATTCTTTTGGATTTGCTCCATTTGGCGAGCTAAATCAAAATATTGCTAGCAAGCTTGTTCCTGGACAAAAGGTAAATCTAAATCTTGATGGTAAGATCGTTGGACACATCAATGTTGCTAAGGTTTTTAAATTTGACGAGAGCATGAGAGCTAAAAATATATTTTTAGCAAACGAAGCCAGCAATGATAAAGAGCTAAATTTAGGCAAATACGGTATTAGTGGCGAATTTGAGCTTTATGATGAAAGTATGCAAATAAGCAAAAACGCACTAAATGATCTAATAAAAGAAGATGGCGCCAAAAAGATAACGGCTGTCTTTTTAACGGCCGATCCATTTAATAGAGCTCACGAGCGCCTTGTTAGAATGACTATTGACAAAGCTGATTTAGTAATCATTTTTTTAATACGAACACGCGAAGAAAAGCACGTTGATTACGAGATTAGAAAGCAAGTGCTAGATTATTTTATACAAAATTATTTACCGATAAAAAAGGTCTTTGTCTTTGCTCTAAAAAATACGACTCTTTTTAGCTCACATGCAAACCCAACACTTGAGTGCATCGCTGCTTCAAGATTTGGAGCAAATAAGCTAGTCATCGGACAAAACCACTCAGGAATTGGAATGTTTTTTGATCACAATGAAGCTCATACGATTCTTGATATTTATAAAAACGACCTAAATTTAGAGGTAATCGTACTGCCAGAGCTAGTTTATTGCAACAAATGCAAGACGCTAGTTAGCACTAAAAGTTGTCCGCACGGACAACATCATCAGATCAAATATCATCCAGATGTTATCAAGGAGCTGCTATTTAACGGCATTATGCCTCCAGCTATTCTTGTGAGGCCAGAAATTTCTGCACTGGTTTTAAGCAAACTCTTTACAAATCGATTCAAAGACGTGCAAAAGCTTTGCGATGACCTTTTCGTAAATTCAGGACTACTTGAAAACAAAACTGACCGCGACTTTTACGAAGAGCTTATGAAGCTTTATCAAACATCATCGATGACTTAA
- a CDS encoding phosphatidylglycerophosphatase A codes for MQKLFLTFFGFGLLPKAPGTWGSIAGAVVAYFVLYFLSSTTLFLASILLFLISISVIDDFEKKINSHDESFIVIDEVAGVWLAIAISGATISQLILSLVLFRVLDIKKPSIIGRIDRNVKGGLGVMGDDMVAGFFAGLISAIIYGAAIKFGITLP; via the coding sequence ATGCAAAAACTATTTTTAACTTTTTTTGGATTTGGACTTTTGCCAAAAGCGCCTGGTACTTGGGGCTCTATAGCTGGCGCTGTGGTAGCTTATTTTGTGCTTTATTTTTTATCATCAACCACGCTTTTTCTAGCTAGTATTTTGCTCTTTTTGATAAGCATTAGTGTTATAGATGATTTTGAAAAAAAGATAAATTCTCACGATGAAAGTTTTATCGTTATAGACGAAGTTGCTGGAGTTTGGCTTGCTATTGCCATTAGTGGAGCTACGATCTCTCAACTCATACTCTCGCTTGTGCTTTTTAGAGTGCTTGATATCAAAAAGCCTTCTATAATAGGTAGGATCGACCGCAATGTAAAAGGTGGCCTTGGCGTAATGGGCGATGATATGGTGGCTGGTTTTTTTGCTGGATTAATTAGCGCAATAATATACGGGGCTGCTATAAAATTTGGCATAACTTTGCCGTAA
- a CDS encoding response regulator, giving the protein MKVQNNDIIDYLLQSGSSKTKYKKNSFDEILSLAMDKIASDAKISDKVEQFKKRLTEIGAVGFISELNSNKIEEKIAQKKKELTELLGIDDPAKTQDQKNELLKIMDKILSDYRKELNVALANQALLEKQKNLNSKSSSSVNLSSVLNELGLA; this is encoded by the coding sequence ATGAAGGTACAAAATAACGACATAATTGATTATTTATTGCAATCAGGCTCAAGCAAAACTAAGTATAAAAAAAATAGTTTTGATGAAATTTTAAGCCTTGCTATGGATAAGATCGCAAGCGATGCAAAAATTTCAGATAAAGTTGAACAGTTTAAAAAAAGACTTACTGAAATCGGTGCAGTTGGTTTTATAAGCGAGCTAAATTCTAACAAGATAGAAGAGAAAATAGCCCAAAAGAAAAAGGAGCTAACAGAACTTCTAGGCATAGATGATCCCGCAAAAACACAGGATCAAAAAAATGAGCTACTTAAGATAATGGATAAAATTTTGAGCGATTATCGCAAAGAGCTAAATGTAGCACTTGCTAATCAAGCTCTGCTAGAGAAGCAAAAAAATCTTAATAGTAAGAGTAGTAGCTCGGTTAATCTAAGTTCTGTTTTAAATGAGCTAGGACTTGCTTAA
- a CDS encoding ferrochelatase: MGGANNLDDVEIFLKNMFDDPYILGIKNKFLRKLVAFMIVKGRLKAAQHNYKQIGGKSPICELTKKLCDKISSFENEFSAIDFAMNYTSPFTKEVLKKYENFDEIVLLPLYPHHSKTTISSSLDDFKKAKDELGVKARILLCDTFYDDENYNKIIISHINKTISGIDTSDVSLIFSAHSLPQSHIKKGDVYEKHINEHVQILSKMIKEQGLNFKDISLAYQSRLGPVKWLEPSLNEVLAKCDNKKALVYPLSFCIDNSETIFELVIEYAKIAKELNFSFYKVVWCPNFSDEFASFILQKAKTAKEINF, encoded by the coding sequence ATGGGTGGTGCAAATAACCTTGATGATGTAGAAATTTTTTTAAAAAATATGTTTGATGATCCATATATTTTGGGCATAAAAAATAAATTTTTAAGAAAACTTGTAGCTTTTATGATAGTAAAAGGTAGACTAAAGGCCGCACAGCACAACTATAAACAAATCGGTGGCAAGTCGCCTATTTGTGAGCTTACAAAAAAGCTTTGCGATAAAATTTCAAGCTTTGAAAATGAGTTTAGTGCGATTGATTTTGCGATGAACTATACTTCGCCTTTTACAAAAGAAGTGCTGAAAAAATATGAAAATTTTGATGAGATAGTACTTTTGCCACTTTATCCTCATCACTCTAAAACCACGATATCTTCTAGTTTGGATGATTTTAAAAAAGCAAAAGACGAACTGGGGGTTAAGGCTAGAATTTTACTTTGCGATACCTTTTATGACGATGAGAACTATAATAAAATCATAATTTCCCACATAAATAAAACCATAAGTGGTATAGACACAAGCGATGTAAGCTTAATTTTTTCAGCTCATTCACTGCCTCAAAGTCATATTAAAAAAGGCGATGTCTACGAAAAGCATATAAATGAGCATGTACAAATTTTAAGCAAAATGATAAAAGAGCAAGGGCTAAATTTTAAAGATATAAGTCTGGCTTATCAATCACGTCTTGGTCCGGTAAAGTGGCTAGAGCCTTCACTGAATGAAGTTTTGGCTAAGTGCGATAACAAAAAAGCTCTTGTCTATCCGCTCTCTTTTTGTATTGATAACTCTGAGACCATTTTTGAGCTAGTTATTGAGTATGCAAAGATTGCAAAAGAGCTAAATTTTAGCTTCTACAAGGTTGTTTGGTGCCCAAATTTTAGTGATGAGTTTGCTAGTTTTATCTTACAAAAAGCAAAAACAGCCAAAGAGATTAACTTTTAG